A single Dermacentor variabilis isolate Ectoservices chromosome 9, ASM5094787v1, whole genome shotgun sequence DNA region contains:
- the LOC142592800 gene encoding uncharacterized protein LOC142592800: MERQALNRGMTKATQVRERRRARGLNRAEMRSLLAKLQELVPSMPRNKRLSKLEIILSVIDYIVHLETALEAHSAAHASTPVASVRHCCRRDFLLITGKPQKDKSLTEAKPALPVKHAATNSRSNVKC; this comes from the exons ATGGAACGTCAAGCGTTGAATCGCGGCATGACCAAGGCAACCCAAGTTCGTGAGAGGCGCAGGGCACGCGGCTTGAACCGCGCCGAGATGAGGTCGCTCCTTGCCAAACTGCAAGAGCTGGTGCCCAGCATGCCACGAAACAAGAGGCTCAGCAAGCTGGAGATAATACTGAGCGTGATCGACTACATCGTGCACCTCGAGACCGCCCTCGAGGCGCACTCCGCAGCCCACGCCTCTACACCAGTGGCGTCCGTGAGGCATTGCTGCCGCCGGGACTTCCTCCTAATAACAG GCAAACCACAAAAAGACAAAAGCCTTACGGAAGCGAAGCCGGCACTCCCTGTGAAACATGCCGCAACGAACTCTAGAAGCAACGTGAAGTGCTGA